ACAAGGCCGGTGACGACTGCGCCAATTGCCAGTTCTATACCGGTGGCGCGACCGGCCGTGGTCCGTGCCAGCTGTTCCCGGGCAAGTCGGTGAATGCCAAGGGCTGGTGTGTGTCGCACACGCCGAAGAAGGCCTGATCGCGCACATCAGCGGTCGCATCATCGCTCATGAAAAAAAGCCGGCTCTCGCCGGCTTTTTTCATGAGCGCCCGCATGGAGCGAAAGCGCGAAGCGGATTCCGGACAAAAGTGCGGCTCGGACACGTCAGGCTGAGGAGCTACCCACCTGACAAGCCGAGCCGCGATCCGGGGCCCACTGCCAAGTGATCAACCCGCGGACTGGCGATGATACTCCCGACTTCGCCGAATGGGCGGCCAGCCCCTCGATTTCTCTTGAAAAGTTATCGTTAAATAAAGCAAAAACAGTGAGTTGCCGCTCAACTTCTCAGAAAATTTGTGAGACAGGCCTCGTGAAAGCCAATTTTCCTGTAGTCGTCATTTCGACGCAATTGATCGAAATTTGGCGACATTTGGCGCCAATCGCCGACGTCAGCTCTCCGTGCCGGCCGCCGCTGCCGCCAGCCGCAAGGCGCTGTGCCGGCGGCTGTACAGGAAGTAGATGGCGAAGCCGAGCAGGGTCCAGATCCCCAGGATGGCCCAGTTGAACCAGTCCAGGCTGAACAGCAGGGCGAAGCAGCTGGCCACGCCGGCCAGGCAGGTGAACCAGACCCACGGCACGCGGAACGTGCGCGGCAGATCGGGCAAGGTGTGACGCAGGATCAGCACGCCGGCGCACACCGCGGAGAAGGCGATCAGCGTACCCATCGAGGTGAGGTTGGCCAGCAGGTCCAGCGGGAACACCGCGGCGAGCAGGGCGATCATGGCGCCGGTGATCAGGGTGTTGATGTGCGGCGTGCGGTAGCGCGGATGCACCTTGGCGAACACCTTCGGCAACATGCCGTCGCGGGCCATGATCATGAAGATGCGCGGCTGCGCGATGATCATCACCAGGATCACCGAGGACAGGCCGATCATCGCGCCGATCTCCACCACCAGACGCAGCCAGCCCAGCTGCGGGATGGCGGCCACTGCGGTGACCACCGGCTCGGAGGTATCGAGCAGGGAGTAGGGCACCAGTCCGGTCAACACCGCGGCCATGGCCAGGTACAACACGGTGCAGATCACCAGCGAGACCAGGATGCCGAAGGGCAGGTCGCGCTGCGGATTCTTGCATTCCTGGGCCGCGGTCGAGGTTGCCTCGAAACCGATATAGGCGAAGAACACCATGGCTGCGCCGCGCATGATGCCGGACCAGCCGTACTTGCCGTCGCCCTGCGGTTCCGGAATGAACGGATGCCAGTTCTCCGGGTTCACGTAGCGGTAGCCGGCCACCACGACGATGACGATCAGGCCCACCTTGACCAGCACCATCAGCGCGTTGAGGCCCGACGACTCGCGGATGCCGATGTAGCACAGCCAGGTGAGCGCCATCACGATGGCGACCGCGGGCAGGTTGAACAGGTGGCCGGTGACCACCAGGCGCCCGTCGGTGAACGCCAGCGGCGCCTCGGTGAGCGCCACCGGCAGGTGCAGGCCCATGTGATCGAGCAGGCTGGTGAAATAGCCGGTCCAGCTGGCCGCCACGGCCGAGGCGGAGATGCCGTACTCGGCCACCATGTTCCAGCCGATGAACCACGCAGCCAGCTCGCCCAGCGAAGCGTAGGCATACGAATAGGAGCTGCCGGAGATCGGGATCACCGTGGCGAATTCGGCGTAGCACAGCGCGCTGAAGCCGCTGCAGATCGCCGCGATGATGAAGGAGATCAGCACCGCCGGACCGGCATGTTCCGCCGCCGCCGTGCCGGTGACCACGAAGATGCCGGTGCCGATGACGGCGCCGATGCCCAGCGCGGTGATGCCCCACGGACCGAGGGTGCGGCGCAGTCCCGGGCCGTGACCGTGGTCGTCATTGCTGAAATCGGTCTTGCGGGCGAGCAACTGCTTGAGCATGGGATTCGTCTTCGAAGGCGGACATCAGGCTCCGTCGACGGAACCCCTCAAACGCAGCGGCCGGCGTGGTGGGCGCCGGCCGCCGGGTGTCACTGCGCGCTCTGGCGCAATTTGCTGTTGCGGTAGCCGTAGAAGGCGTAGACCAGGAAGCCGATGACGATCCAGCCCACCAGCAGCGGCCAGCGCACCTGGAAGGCCTGCCAGAACAGGAACAGGCAGGCGAAGGCGCCCAGCGGGCAGACCAGCCACGGCAGCGGCACGCGGAACGCGCGCGGCAGTTCCGGACGGGTACGACGCAGCACCAGCACGCCGATGCACACGGTGGCGAAGGCGAGCAGGGTGCCCATCGACACCAGGTCGCCGAGCACGTCCACCGGGAACAGGCCGGCCAGGAGGCAGGCGATCACACCCACCAGGATGGTGCCGATATACGGGGTGCGGTGCTTCGAATGCAGCTTGCCCAGCGCCTTGGGCAGCAGTCCGTCGCGCGACATCGAATAGAAGATGCGCGGCTGGCCCATCAGCATCACCAGGATCACCGAGCTCAGGCCGGCCAGTGC
This is a stretch of genomic DNA from Rhodanobacter sp. FDAARGOS 1247. It encodes these proteins:
- a CDS encoding amino acid permease translates to MLKQLLARKTDFSNDDHGHGPGLRRTLGPWGITALGIGAVIGTGIFVVTGTAAAEHAGPAVLISFIIAAICSGFSALCYAEFATVIPISGSSYSYAYASLGELAAWFIGWNMVAEYGISASAVAASWTGYFTSLLDHMGLHLPVALTEAPLAFTDGRLVVTGHLFNLPAVAIVMALTWLCYIGIRESSGLNALMVLVKVGLIVIVVVAGYRYVNPENWHPFIPEPQGDGKYGWSGIMRGAAMVFFAYIGFEATSTAAQECKNPQRDLPFGILVSLVICTVLYLAMAAVLTGLVPYSLLDTSEPVVTAVAAIPQLGWLRLVVEIGAMIGLSSVILVMIIAQPRIFMIMARDGMLPKVFAKVHPRYRTPHINTLITGAMIALLAAVFPLDLLANLTSMGTLIAFSAVCAGVLILRHTLPDLPRTFRVPWVWFTCLAGVASCFALLFSLDWFNWAILGIWTLLGFAIYFLYSRRHSALRLAAAAAGTES